The window ATCCTGGTTCCGGCGCTGTCGGACCGGTTTGGCCGCCGACCGATCCTGGCGGTGTTCGCATTCGTCGGAGTTCTCAGTCCGCTCACCACGGTGCTGTTCAATGGCCCGCTGCCGGTGATGATCGTGCTGATCGGTCTGGGTTTCCTCGCGATCGGCTGCTTCTCGCTGTTCATGGCCACTGTTCCCTCCGAAACCATTCCGCCGGCCTATGTGGCGACGGCACTTGGTTTCATCATGGGTGTCGGTGAGATCGCCGGCGGATTTGCCGGCCCTGGCCTCGCTGGAATTGCCGCCGACGCGTTCGGGCCGTCGATCCCGATGTGGATCGCTGCATGCCTCGGCTTCGTGGCCGCCCTGTTCTGTCTGATGGTGGACGAAACGGCACCGCGCATTGTCGGTGCCTCCAAGCCGATCCAGGCGCCTTCGCTTGCCTGATACGAGAATGTTCGCGCGGCAATCGTCGGACATCCCCTCGATTGCCGCGCATCCGAAATCAAAAATATGAAGGGCGCAGATGACGCAGCGTTTCAAGGATAAGGTCGTGCTGATCACCGGGGCGGCTGGCGGGATCGGCCGCGCGGCCGCGATCGCGTTCGCCGGGCAGGGTGGCCGTGTGGTGGTGGTCGACATCAGCGAAGCGGATGGCCGGCGTACGGTCGACTTGGTCGGCGACGCGGGCGGCGAGGCCATCTTCGTCGCAGCCGACGTCAGCAAGCCTTCGGATTGCCAGGGGATGGTGCGGCGCGCGATCGCGGAGTTCGGCCGCCTCGATATCGCCTTCAATAACGCCGGCATCGGCAGCACCGGATTTGCGCTCGCCGACGAAGAGGAGATCGCCTGGGACCGGACCATCGCGATCAATCTCAAGGGCGTCTTCCTGTCGATGAAATACGAGATCGCCGAAATGCTGAAGACCGGCGGCGGCGTGATCGTCAACACGGCGTCGGTGGCTGGCCTGGTCGGCAATCCGGGGCTCGGCAGCTACTGCGCGTCCAAGCACGGCGTGGTCGGACTGACCCGGGCCGCGGCGCTGGATTACATTGGCAAGGGCATCCGCATCAATGCGGTGTGTCCCGGCGCCACCCGGACCGCGTTGCTGGAAGGCTGGTTCCAGGATCCGGAGGTCGAGCAGCATGTGATGAAGCTGCATCCGATCGGCCGCATTGCCGATCCCGCCGAGGTGGCACGGGCGGTGCTTTTCCTGGCGTCCGACGATGCTTCGTTCATGGTCGGGCATGCCATGCCGGTCGATGGCGGCGTCACGGCGCAATAGAGCGGTCGCCTCGTGGAACTCGACGGTCGTCGATGTTGGCGGGGCCTTAGCCCCGCGCCGCCTTCTTGCGATACTGCAGGTGGAACGCGCAGGCGCATCCCGGCGGATGCGACTGGGTATCGTCGGCCTCGGACGTCACG is drawn from Bradyrhizobium prioriisuperbiae and contains these coding sequences:
- a CDS encoding glucose 1-dehydrogenase — translated: MTQRFKDKVVLITGAAGGIGRAAAIAFAGQGGRVVVVDISEADGRRTVDLVGDAGGEAIFVAADVSKPSDCQGMVRRAIAEFGRLDIAFNNAGIGSTGFALADEEEIAWDRTIAINLKGVFLSMKYEIAEMLKTGGGVIVNTASVAGLVGNPGLGSYCASKHGVVGLTRAAALDYIGKGIRINAVCPGATRTALLEGWFQDPEVEQHVMKLHPIGRIADPAEVARAVLFLASDDASFMVGHAMPVDGGVTAQ